In the Silene latifolia isolate original U9 population chromosome 1, ASM4854445v1, whole genome shotgun sequence genome, ATCCGGGATTAATTCTCTACAAATTCTGCCTATATATATCCTTCATTTTTCTCCCAGAAAACCTACTCCCTTTTCCGTTTCTTTTctatcttttaaaaaaaaaaaaacataaactttGTTTTAGGCGCAACCTAAGTTGTACATAGTTTTCTTGCTTGGCTTTTCATCTAGGTTAGTTATACCGAGCGCACTTTATGTTTCTTCTTTCTTCCTTAATATTTATTTTCTTCTAATTTAGTATAACAGTATATCATATATGAAAATGATTTACTTGGTTTCTGACCTTTATGTTAATTTATTTTGCACTTCCTATGCATCCTTTTCGCTACGACCCCGAATCAACTTCTACTACACGCTTTACATAATCGTTTTGAGATACAAATGACCATTTTATATATCACTTTTAGCATGTTTTTACTTATTCCCTTTGATTGTCAGTTTCTACAAAGACGATTTGCTAACTTTATTTCcgtttttctctttttcctctgccaaatttctttcaaacttAAATTACGGTTTTGTGTCTGTAGTTACCGGCTAAACTCATAACAACTGCAATATAAGACTTGCGATATTTATTCAAAATCAATTTACTCTCTATTTTTCACACTGTAGCTTTGTTCTTTATTATAATTGTGGTTCCTTATATTTTACTTCTTTTCTAAAATATTATTACTCTGCTTTTCTTTGACTTAGCCTATTTTCTAGAATTACGATTACTATTTATTTCTCTAAAACGTGTTCTTTGTCTAACGTTTTGTTCTTTTATCTCTATTTGTAGGTTTACTTTGACAGCAGAACGAAAAAGGTTTGCGTTTTAAATAAATATTGTTCTTACTATTTCGTTCCGATCTATTTTTACGTTTGTTCcttatatttaaattaattacATACAAAAAAAATTGTGTATTATACGGACATAATGTTTATTTCGTTAACGATACCCGTTATGCATGTTTCTTTTATATTTCACcgttttatgtattttttttagaACACTTCATCAAAATATTTTTGCTTAGTCTTCGAATTAACCTTATTAGTGCCTTTTTATTCTTTTCATAATATTTATTGGAATCACAGCAGCTATTTTTTGCTTTCTACAATTATTCTCGAATTACATGTCCACATCTACTGAAAAAATTTGAACCTTATAAAATATAGTACTGCTTTATAGTTAGGCTTTCTTACTAATACCACTGACAATTAACTACTTAAACAAACATATTACAATCAAACAATAACTATTAAACGTACTATGCAAAAACATGGGATGAATCAAATTAGATGAATTGAATCATATCTGTTTGTTAACTTGAACCGTAGCACAATATCAAAGTCATAAGGCGTATTCCGTTAAAATATTGTAAATGATTAATATGCGTAGAAAAGGTCGAATAAATTACGGGGAAAGATAAAGAGCAACTAAAGTTTTGTTACTGTCTAAATTGACTTGTTGCTGCCGTTTGTAAGTCCCAAACCAAAAATCTATACGGCGAAGCCCAAAATTTTCGGTGGATAGAGTTAATAAAGTACTTGTGATGGAGGTAAGATATTAGCCACTACATATAGACACACGAAAAATAGTGCGATTATTCGAACTTTACCATAATTGCTTAGGACATGAGCAAGACTTACACTCCATTTCATTGTTTTGCGATTTATTTTCTCCCGCCTATGTTACGGCTTTGTATAAAATAATACTCGTAGTATACATTCAGTAGGCACTGCAGCGTATCGGAAATAGCAAAGCAACTTGTAGATATCTACAAATATTCTATATCTACTTTGTTAGTGCATTACTTTGTTAGTGCACTGCTGAACAGTAATACTTGTATTACTTTGTTAGTGCATTGATGAATTGGCAAAGTAAATACAAAGCCGTTCCTATTTCAACATTGAGATATACACTCCAGCTCAATGTATAGCTCAATGTATAGTCCTATTCTATATCTACAAGTATTCGAACTTTACCGATAAATAGCaaagtaatacggagtattttcTTTCCAAATTCATCGAACACCTGGTGGGCACATACGTAAAAGAAGTTTTGTTCAGTGAATATGCCTACCTAAATTCCTGAACACAATAGATTGACTACGACCTGGTAGCTCCCACAAATTATCTCCTTCAAGCAAACAAGAAATAATATAAAGGGAAGAAGACGGTGTCAAACTGACCTCAGAATGCTACTTCTATAGCGCGAAGTGCCATCCGTTAATAGCGGAAACAATATATCAACATGTAtacgtataataataataaaattatactTCCTCCTActctaaataactctccctattttcTTTTTCGTCTATTCATAATACTAtacctatttccttatttggcaaacttttatgcttattttaatcacccaccccacaacaatacacCACATTACTcctactttatcttattttagtcACCCTAACCCACACAAAtaattattttaatcacacaataccttccctctctctaaTCTCCTACCTCACTACAATACGTTACCATATAATACTCTCCTCCCTTAATTCCCGTGACTTCCATGAAAAAGGAGGGTTAGGAGGGAGTACGTTTTATATACTAAACACATATTGTTTACCTATGTATTTAGCTATGCATTTTTTGTGAAAACTAAAACCAAATAATAATTTTATAtgtaaatttttttgaatttttttaaagttgaaatttttgaatttttatatttTCTTTCATGAAAAACTTTTATACCGACTGCTTATTTTGACACACCTACCTAACAAaatattgtaaaaaaaaaatataaaaaaaaaacataaaacaactgtACTCTATATACAAAAATATTTACTTTTTGGTTTTTCGTAGAATACTTTTAATTTCTTACAATCTAATTTATGCTACATAGTTTTTCGATAACTTTTCAAAATgttattttgtatttttaaaaaaaaaatcattaacgTTTTCATTTTTATAGTATAGTATGCtaaattgaatttctcgtgagattttgataactgagtttaatttcacttattatgaAAGTTATGAAACCTAATAAATAAATATGAAAGTTATGAGGTTGCATTTTATGATTGCACAATCTTATGGAGGTCTACCAACACTTTCCTGTAATTGCAAATATCCTAAAATATATAtagaaaaattaaaaattattattatctTTGTAGTCATTTCTTGTCTCTAATAATCCAACGTTACTGCTATAACCAACATAAAAATTTCTTCTAATTTTTTTTTCGACTATCGCAGGCGCTACAAAGACTTCTAGATATACGTTTTTTAGTAGGAGGAATATCATATACGTCATATAGAATGTCCACTTCGCACAGTAATAGTGGCCTTGCAAAGAGGCCATCCCAAAAACCTTATGTTCTTCCCATACCGTCAACATGTCATCACTGCGGAGCCAAACTTCTGAAGAATGAGAccgttaatttttgttgcaatcAAGGGGATATTCGTCTTGCAAGTGTATCAACACCAAATACTCTTAGACAACTTTTCCTATCGAATAACGAGTATGGAAAAAATTTTAGAAAATACATCATGTTTTATAACAGCTCGTTCGCTTTTACATCATTTGGAGTTAAGAAAGACACTGAACTTGCACGTAGAAATCAGGGTATTTACACGTTTAGAGTTCAAGGACAAGTTTACCATTACATTAATGATGTACTGCCGACGGAGGTTCGCCCAAGATACATACAACTATACTTCTATGACACTGATCTTCAATTAGCACATCGCCTGCAAGACTATCCAGATCTACATCATTATGTCATGTCTACGTTGATGCATATTATGGAAGGAAATCCATATGCACATTTTTTTCGATCCTTGAGAGAACTTAACATCCAAGAAGAAAATCGTATAGTTATCCGATCAGATCCATCGCATGATCAACGTACCCATAACGCCCCAACTGCGTCGCAGATTGCTGCTGTTTGGGTAGAGGAGGACACCTCATCTGCACCACTTACACATGATATAGTTGTCTATGCATGTGGAGGCGGAAGTCGTCGCATACTACATTACTATGGGTGCTACGATCCCCTACAATATCCTGTCCTTTTCCCTTACGGTGAGACGGGATGGCATCGGAGTATTTACAGATACCAAATAGGTCGTAGAATGCGCCAACAGTGTCCGACCTTTCCTATTAATGAAGTACTTGTGCAGTCTACTGATGACTTGCTTGAGGCTGAAGAACAAGGTCAGCTACTGTTTCTTGTTCTAATACTTCATTCAGCTACCCTTATATTTGTAGTTCTcctattttttaaaataaatattcTCTTTTTCAGTTGCACGTTCAGCTGATTCAGATAAAAAAGTTTCTTGTAGAGAGTACTACTGCTACCGTCTTCAAATTCGAATTAGTGATACATCAATACTACTTCGAAGCGGTCGTATACTTCAACAATATGTTGTTGACATGTATATTAAGCTTGAAACGACACGCCTTGATTTCATTAGATTCAATCAAAAGATTATTCGAGCTGAACTTTATCAAGGTATAATCGACAGCTACAATTCTGGCGAGATTCACGCTGCAAACATTGGCCATCGGTTTATCCTTCCTGCTAGCTTTATTGGTTGTGATCGAGATATGCGCCGCCGCTATTTAAACGCTATGTGTTTGGTCCAGCGGTATGGAAAGCCAGACATTTTTCTAACTATCACGTGTAATCCCAGATGGCCTGAGATTGAGCGTGAGCTTCTTCCCCATGAAGAAGCGCAAAATAGACCTGATCTTGTGACACGAGTTTTTAGAGCTAAACTTATAGAATTAAAAAAATGTATAGTCGAACGAAAACTATTTGGAAATGTTGCTGGTTACGTTTACGTTGTGGAGTTTCAAAAAAGAGGACTACCTCATGCACATTTCCTTATAATTTTGGATTCAGCAAGCAAGATTAGATCACCGGAGCATTATGATTTGCACGTATGTGCTGAGATACCTGATGAATCTACCAATCCACACCTCTACACGGCCGTTGTTAAACATATGATGCATGGTCCTTGCGGCATAGATTTTCCTTCTAATCCTTGCATGAGAAACAGGCAATGCAAGAATCACTATCCTCGTGACTTCTGTGACTTTACCATGAATGGTCGAAATTCATATCCAATATACCGACGTCGAGAAGATGGACTGTATTGTTACGTTCGTGAATCATGGCTTGACAACAGATGGGTTGTCCCTTACAATCCTTTTCTTTTAGCCAGATTTGATTGCCACTTAAATGTTGAGGTTTGCTCAACGATAAAGGCAGTTAAGTATTTGTATAAATACGTCTACAAAGGTCATGATCGAATTTCTATTGCTTTGACGGACACAAATAATGTAGAAGTAATTGACGAGATTAGTTCTTATCAAGCAGCTAGATGGATTTCACCACCGGAAGCCGCTTGGAGAATCTTCAGATTTAGTTTAAATGAAGTTCACCCTAATGTTGTTACTCTCCAAGTACATCTTCCCAATATGCAAACTGTTGTTTTTCGACCTTTTGAGCAAGTCGAAAATGTCATAGATGATGAATACAGAACAACGACAATGCTTACATCATTTTTCCATCGTAACACATATGATATATATGCTCGGACATTGACATACCAACAGTTTCCTGAGCATTACGTGTGGCATGGAGAAAAGGGTTCCAAGTACTGGAGTCCGCGTCAGAAAGGCTTTGCAATTGGGAGATTGGTGTACACAAATCCTTCCGAAGGTGAGCGCTACTATTTACGCCTTCTACTAACGAATGTGAAAGGTCCGCAGTCATTTAGTGATTTGTTGAGCATAAATGGTGCTCTCTGTTCTTCGTTTCGCGACGCTGCGTATAGACGTGGACTTCTTGAGGCCGATAATTCAATTGAGCAGTGCTTAGAAGAAGCTTGTCAATATCAACTGCCATTCGTCTTACGAAGGCTTTTTGCAACACTATTGATCTACTGCCAGCCAAAAAGTCCACGTTTGTTGTGGGAGAAATTTTTTCCGTACTTATCTGAAGACTTTGCTCATGCATTCCCGACAAAAAAAAGTAAGGTTTTTAACTTGACACTCAGGAATGTTTGCACAGTTATTGAGTCCATGGGTAAAAGTTTTTCGCAATTCGACTTCGGTGGTCTTAGGTTGGACGAAGAGTCATCCAATCAATGCAGAATGAAAGCAATTGAAGAAGAAATGAACATTCCTATAACGTCAGAAGAAATTGAAtctgttaatttgttaaattccGAACAAAAGTACGCTTACTCGCTAATTTACGACAGGGTTGTGCGTAATAAATGTGGTGCTTTCTTTCTAGATGGTCCAGGTGGTACTGGTAAAACTTTCTTATATTCGGCTCTGCTTGCAAATCTTCGTAGTCGTGGCATTATTGCTCTTGCCGTTGCTAGCTCAGGAATCGCTGCCTCGAACATTTCCGGTGGAAAGACTGCAAACTCGAGATTTAAAATTCCTTTAGATCTTGATGAAAATCAAAGCTGCCAAATCTCAAAGCAGAGTGCACTAGGAGAGCTAATCCGAGCGTGTAAATTGATCGTATGGGACGAAGCATCAATGGCGAAGAAACTTGCAATTGAGCATTTTGAAAGAACTTTACGTGACGTTTGTTCAACTGTTAAAGCATTTGGTGGGAAGGTAGTTGTATTTGGTGGTGATTTTAGGCAGGTACTTCCGGTTATACCTAAGAGCACTCTCCAGGAGGCAGTGAGTGCAAGCTTTGTTACATCTTCTCTATGGCAAACTCTCACAAAACTTCATTTAACAGTTAATATGAGAGCGATTCACGACCCTGTTTTCAGTAACTTCGTTTTGCAAGTTGGTGAAGGTAGACCACCTTATGAGAACGGAAAAGATATACGTTTACCACGAACCATTGTCGTATCTGAATCTCAGAGTTGCTCACTTCTTGATACACTTATTCAATCTATCTACCCTGATATTGGCCTTACCACTTTAGATCCTATACTCACTACGAAGCGAGCGATCTTAACACCGAAAAATGAAGACACCGAGATTATTAATTCCATTTTAGTAACGAAGCAACCTGGCCGAGCATTTGAGTACAAGAGCTTCGATGAAGCTGCTGATATAACTGCTGAACAATATCCGATAGAATTTTTAAACACTCTTTCCCCAAGCGGTCTTCCACCACATCAATTAGTATTGAAAAAAAATAGTCCGATTATTCTTCTTAGAAATTTAGATCCAACTTCCGGACTTTGTAACGGTACAAGATTAATCTGCAAAGCTTTCTCAAGAAATGTCATCGACGCAGAAATAGCTATCGGCCATCATAAAGGTGAAAGAGTATTTATACCTAGAATTCCGCTACAGCCATCACCCAGTGATAAGTTTCCTTTTAACTTTCGGAGAAAACAATTTCCTATTAGGCTGAGTTTTACGATGACAATTAACAAGGCGCAAGGTCAAACTCTTGATAAAGTGGGCATTTACTTACCAAGATCTGTCTTTTCACATGGACAACTATACGTCGCGCTTTCGCGTGCTAGGAAAAGTGCTGATGTAACAGTTGCTATAATACCACGTGACAACTCCGACAACAGCTGGCGAACAACAAAAAACGTGGTTTGTTATGAAGTTTTACATAGAGCTAATATAATATAGagtttttcatttgttttatgtaTTGTAAATACTATTTTGATAGTATGACAATCTTATGCAAGATAAACAGTTCCTTTTCCATTCGCTATTTATGTTTATCTTTTAAGGCTTCACACGATATTCGGTTGCATACATTTGCAAATGACATCTTTATTTCTGTAGTTTGTTATGGCTCCAACAAAGATACCGTTGGCTGATGTCACTGACGCAGATGGCAACTTTACCATTTCTGCTACGCTAGATTCAATTATGCCCCCTAAACTTGCACGCAATGGAACAACTCGGTTACAGAAGCTTCTTTTCACAGACGGCGCTGTACATAATAAACTTTTATATTTTCcctttatgataaaaaaaaaaataaactataCAATAACATTCCTATTTTGACGTAATTTTTAATTTACAGGGTGTTGAAATGTCTGCCACTTTATTTGATCAAGATATTGAACTTTTTTCTGGAAAATTTCACGAAGGAAAGGACTACGAGATAACTAATGCCACAATTAATCCTATTCCTGCAAATATTCAAAGAGGCAGTCAACATTTCCAAATGATCATAAAATCTCGCACCCATGTTGTTCAAACTTCTGCGCCGGATGAAAGTCATAATACCGTTTTTGTTCCAGTTAATTCCTGTACAGACTACGTAGGCCACGTGGGAAGAATAGGTAATTTAAATGCAGTTTTATGAATTCCCTCCTTTAGCCAAAGCTGCAACAGTTAATTAATATTTGCACCTGCAGACATCATTGCTGTTGTCTTAGCAATGTACGCAGAAAGAAAAGTGCGATCGATGAAACAAGAGGCTGAGTTTGATGTTCGTGATCTAATCATTACTGATCAacagtatgaattttttttttatcccTAAATATACGTCTTTGTGTATTGATCTAATTTCACACTAACGTTTTTTAACATGCCACAGTATGAGACCAGTACCGTTAACAGTTTGGCATGAACCCCTCTTAAACGAAGTTGCGGTGTTTGAACCGGTTGTCAATTCAATGCCAGTTGTTCATATCACCAGAGTTAGGGCAGACAAATTTGGTGGTAGATTTTCTATTTAAATTTTTTCTGGACACATATCTTTCTGTACGTAtttctaaaaataaaaaaaatgtccTTGTGGTCGACTGCAGAAGGAAGTTGGAATACCTCACCATACTCCAGTATCAGTCTCAACAGCATACTTCCAGAAGCGGATGCAATGCGTGTTTGGTAGGTACAAGTACTTCTTTAGGCCATAACCGTTTATTAGCATATAATTTCCAATTCTCTTTCTCATATAGGGTTCATGAAAACATATCTGCGCTCGAGTTGGTCAGAGCAGGTCTACGGCAGAATACAGGAGAAAGCTCTGGAAAAAAAATTGGAGAAAGCTCCGGAAAAAAAATTGTGTCTGACAAAGGGCAAGAAGTGCGTATTGCTATTAGTTCCCTTATGGATATGGAAGTAAGCCTttatatattactaaaactaTAGGATATCTCCTATTCCGCTTATCTactaatattacataaaaatttCCTTTTTGCCCCCTCAGGAAGGCACTACTGCCTGGATCGAAGGGAAAGTACAAAAAATCACTAATCCCGATAGTTTGCTTTACACCTCATGTAATGTCTGCAATAAAAAAACTACAGTTCCATTAGGGACACGGTTTTCCTGTAGTGCATCAACAACACCACATATGGCAACATCGGTTCCAAGGTGAGCTGCAAGCATTTTTTGTACAAATGCGCTTCAGGTTGCTGCCCTTAATCAGTTTAGGGCTAAACTGATTTGTTGTTTTCCAGATGCATACTACATGTAGTTTTTGAAGATGAGAGTGGAACTACAAACATTACTCTATTTGACCTTCTTGCCGAAAAACTTCTACAGACAACTACCGACAAACTCATTAAAGTTGTTCCAGAGGTTTGTTTTTTAACCTTTGCGAATATTAACCTGCTACTTCAAATGCAAAGACGAAAAAGCGATAACAAAATAGATATTTCTTTTCATGACTGCAGCAGCGAAGAGCCCTTATTGACGAGTTAATGCTAATGATACGTGGCGAGGTATTTGCTATAAAGATGGTAGCATACATGCTTGGCGATACCACTAAACAGATTCGTTGGCGTGCGCAAAAGCTTAATAAGAAAAGCAAGTAGTTGTTGTATGAGAGAATGTTGTTAAAAGGCTAGGAATGTATAAAAGCGATGTACATAAGACAACCGCCCACACTATCTGTGTAAAATATGTAATAAAGCACATGTGTGAGTTTTTCAAATGTGCAAGTAGGTAGTTGTTTGCGGTTGTTTATGTAGATAAGCAACGTTTACTGGTACGTGTATCATAGGAGTGCTTCTACGTGTTTGTTAACTTAAAAATCATATGTTGTATGATGCTTAAAGTAGAGTGTACTATAGCTTATGTTGTGTTAATATGAGTACAACTTTGTTCATTGTACATAAGTCTGTTTATTTGTCGCCTTTTTCTCCATAAATACATATACAATCAAACAACTAACATATTTTTCTTATCAGGATCGATGGAAACACCTAACAAAACTTTGGAAACCAATTTGAAAATTATACTTAATGACATGCTTAAACAAGTCAATCTACCACCGGCAGAATTTGGAATCCACGCTGTTACAAACGATGAACTTAGAGCAGATGTCAAGATTAGAGATGTTGGCAACCCTCCAAATACAGTCACGTTTATTGGAACCCCTTCAAGACTTATTGGCCCGTCACAACAGAATTGCGCACGTCAAGCAATTACTTTTCTACGTGATATCTATAAATTTGAGGTTCTTGATTATAACTACTATGCCCTACAGGAACTGCAACATAAGTTCAATTTACTTGAGCAGGACTTTAATAACCTCATGGACTTTTAGCTAAGTAGAACCACAAAAGTCCTAATGGTTGTGGATGATGCGTTGGTAACCTGTTTGTTTGTGAAGTACCTCTTATGTACAGAAAGCCGCTGGCGCTTTGGTGTATATGTAATAAATAAGTTGTGGCTTGGTCGTTTGCGCCGTACCTCTCGCGTACATACCAACTCCACAATTTCCCTGTTTATGCT is a window encoding:
- the LOC141653871 gene encoding uncharacterized protein LOC141653871, whose product is MSTSHSNSGLAKRPSQKPYVLPIPSTCHHCGAKLLKNETVNFCCNQGDIRLASVSTPNTLRQLFLSNNEYGKNFRKYIMFYNSSFAFTSFGVKKDTELARRNQGIYTFRVQGQVYHYINDVLPTEVRPRYIQLYFYDTDLQLAHRLQDYPDLHHYVMSTLMHIMEGNPYAHFFRSLRELNIQEENRIVIRSDPSHDQRTHNAPTASQIAAVWVEEDTSSAPLTHDIVVYACGGGSRRILHYYGCYDPLQYPVLFPYGETGWHRSIYRYQIGRRMRQQCPTFPINEVLVQSTDDLLEAEEQVARSADSDKKVSCREYYCYRLQIRISDTSILLRSGRILQQYVVDMYIKLETTRLDFIRFNQKIIRAELYQGIIDSYNSGEIHAANIGHRFILPASFIGCDRDMRRRYLNAMCLVQRYGKPDIFLTITCNPRWPEIERELLPHEEAQNRPDLVTRVFRAKLIELKKCIVERKLFGNVAGYVYVVEFQKRGLPHAHFLIILDSASKIRSPEHYDLHVCAEIPDESTNPHLYTAVVKHMMHGPCGIDFPSNPCMRNRQCKNHYPRDFCDFTMNGRNSYPIYRRREDGLYCYVRESWLDNRWVVPYNPFLLARFDCHLNVEVCSTIKAVKYLYKYVYKGHDRISIALTDTNNVEVIDEISSYQAARWISPPEAAWRIFRFSLNEVHPNVVTLQVHLPNMQTVVFRPFEQVENVIDDEYRTTTMLTSFFHRNTYDIYARTLTYQQFPEHYVWHGEKGSKYWSPRQKGFAIGRLVYTNPSEGERYYLRLLLTNVKGPQSFSDLLSINGALCSSFRDAAYRRGLLEADNSIEQCLEEACQYQLPFVLRRLFATLLIYCQPKSPRLLWEKFFPYLSEDFAHAFPTKKSKVFNLTLRNVCTVIESMGKSFSQFDFGGLRLDEESSNQCRMKAIEEEMNIPITSEEIESVNLLNSEQKYAYSLIYDRVVRNKCGAFFLDGPGGTGKTFLYSALLANLRSRGIIALAVASSGIAASNISGGKTANSRFKIPLDLDENQSCQISKQSALGELIRACKLIVWDEASMAKKLAIEHFERTLRDVCSTVKAFGGKVVVFGGDFRQVLPVIPKSTLQEAVSASFVTSSLWQTLTKLHLTVNMRAIHDPVFSNFVLQVGEGRPPYENGKDIRLPRTIVVSESQSCSLLDTLIQSIYPDIGLTTLDPILTTKRAILTPKNEDTEIINSILVTKQPGRAFEYKSFDEAADITAEQYPIEFLNTLSPSGLPPHQLVLKKNSPIILLRNLDPTSGLCNGTRLICKAFSRNVIDAEIAIGHHKGERVFIPRIPLQPSPSDKFPFNFRRKQFPIRLSFTMTINKAQGQTLDKVGIYLPRSVFSHGQLYVALSRARKSADVTVAIIPRDNSDNSWRTTKNVVCYEVLHRANII
- the LOC141601341 gene encoding replication protein A 70 kDa DNA-binding subunit B-like; translation: MSATLFDQDIELFSGKFHEGKDYEITNATINPIPANIQRGSQHFQMIIKSRTHVVQTSAPDESHNTVFVPVNSCTDYVGHVGRIDIIAVVLAMYAERKVRSMKQEAEFDVRDLIITDQHMRPVPLTVWHEPLLNEVAVFEPVVNSMPVVHITRVRADKFGEGSWNTSPYSSISLNSILPEADAMRVWVHENISALELVRAGLRQNTGESSGKKIGESSGKKIVSDKGQEVRIAISSLMDMEVSLYILLKL